In Rhodamnia argentea isolate NSW1041297 chromosome 4, ASM2092103v1, whole genome shotgun sequence, the following proteins share a genomic window:
- the LOC115750043 gene encoding probable indole-3-pyruvate monooxygenase YUCCA4, with translation MGSCKDREEDPLRGPIIVGAGPAGLAASACLSEHGVPSLILEKSDCIASLWKHRTYDGLKLHLPKRYSELPLWGIPEHFPNYPTKHQFISYMEAYASHFSIRPNFNQNVEKAEFDQIRGFWRVQTREFQYISRWLIVATGENAEPFVPDIVGLDKFNGLVHSSEYKSGSDFKNQRVLVVGCGNSGMEVSLDLCRHNATPHMVVRNTVHVLPREMFGFSTFGLAMSLLKWLPLRMVDKLLLVMANLVLGNTDHLGLQRPKTGPIELKNITGKTPVLDVGALSHIKSGDIKVMSSVKEITETGAKFMDGQEKEFDSIILATGYRSNVPSWLKSEFFTKEGMPRTPFPEGWKGENGLYTVGFTRRGLLGTAGEAIKIAKDIAAQWRAINDLSEISVIPISSHLEKSQAT, from the exons ATGGGTTCTTGTAAAGATCGAGAAGAAGACCCTCTTCGCGGGCCTATCATAGTAGGCGCGGGGCCAGCTGGTTTAGCAGCTTCAGCTTGCCTCTCTGAACATGGGGTTCCTTCACTGATTCTTGAAAAGAGCGACTGCATAGCTTCTCTATGGAAACACAGAACCTATGATGGCCTCAAATTGCATTTGCCTAAGCGGTACTCCGAGTTACCACTCTGGGGCATCCcagaacatttccctaattacCCAACCAAGCACCAGTTCATCTCCTACATGGAGGCCTACGCTTCACACTTCTCAATAAggccaaacttcaatcaaaaTGTGGAAAAAGCTGAGTTTGACCAAATTCGTGGGTTCTGGAGGGTTCAAACTCGGGAGTTTCAGTACATTTCTAGGTGGCTTATTGTTGCCACAGGAGAGAATGCAGAGCCTTTTGTGCCAGACATTGTTGGACTGGACAAGTTCAATGGTTTGGTTCATTCTAGTGAGTACAAGTCTGGTTCTGATTTCAAAAACCAGAGGGTTTTGGTTGTGGGTTGTGGCAATTCTGGGATGGAAGTTAGCTTGGATCTTTGTAGGCATAATGCAACTCCTCATATGGTTGTTAGAAACACA GTGCATGTTCTTCCTAGAGAAATGTTTGGCTTCTCAACGTTTGGATTAGCCATGTCACTTCTCAAATGGCTTCCCCTAAGAATGGTTGACAAGCTCCTCCTTGTGATGGCTAATCTTGTCTTAGGCAACACAGACCACTTAGGTCTCCAGCGGCCCAAAACCGGGCCGATTGAGCTCAAAAACATCACCGGGAAAACCCCTGTGCTCGATGTCGGCGCTCTTTCTCATATAAAATCCGGCGACATTAAG gTGATGTCAAGTGTTAAAGAGATCACAGAAACTGGAGCCAAATTCATGGATGGACAAGAAAAGGAGTTCGATTCCATAATATTAGCAACAGGGTATAGGAGCAATGTTCCTAGTTGGCTCAAg AGTGAGTTTTTCACCAAAGAGGGCATGCCCAGAACCCCATTTCCTGAGGGGTGGAAAGGAGAGAATGGACTGTACACAGTTGGATTCACAAGGAGAGGCCTCCTTGGGACGGCCGGCGAGGCCATTAAGATTGCCAAAGACATTGCAGCTCAATGGAGGGCAATAAATGATTTATCAGAAATATCAGTGATTCCCATCTCATCCCACTTAGAAAAGTCACAAGCAACATAA